In Blattabacterium cuenoti, the following proteins share a genomic window:
- the leuD gene encoding 3-isopropylmalate dehydratase small subunit, with product MKKFKKLISYVIPLRIEDVDTDQIIPARFLKEVKRDGLGKNLFKDWRYNNDGSLNKNFILNNPNFSGNILLTGRNFGCGSSREHAVWSIIDYGFRVIISSFFADIFKENALNNGLLLVEVSDNFLKKLFSIIENKPKKKIKVDLLNQKVIIENTEEFEEFYIHPYRKKCFLNGYDDIDFLVSLKKEIEIFEKKNIHLK from the coding sequence ATGAAAAAATTTAAAAAATTGATTAGTTACGTAATCCCATTGCGTATTGAAGATGTAGATACAGATCAGATCATTCCAGCTAGATTCCTAAAAGAAGTCAAACGAGATGGGTTAGGAAAAAATCTATTTAAAGATTGGCGTTATAATAATGATGGATCATTAAATAAAAATTTTATATTAAATAATCCAAATTTTTCTGGAAATATTCTTTTAACTGGTAGAAATTTTGGGTGTGGTTCTAGTAGAGAACATGCTGTTTGGAGTATTATTGATTATGGATTTAGAGTTATAATATCTAGTTTTTTTGCTGATATTTTTAAAGAAAATGCCTTAAATAATGGATTACTTCTTGTAGAAGTATCTGATAATTTTCTTAAAAAATTGTTTTCTATAATTGAAAATAAACCAAAAAAAAAAATTAAAGTAGATTTACTTAATCAAAAAGTAATAATAGAAAATACAGAAGAATTTGAAGAATTCTATATTCATCCATATAGAAAAAAATGTTTTTTAAACGGATATGATGATATAGATTTTTTAGTTTCTCTTAAAAAAGAAATAGAAATTTTTGAGAAAAAAAATATTCATTTAAAATGA
- a CDS encoding PD-(D/E)XK nuclease family protein — translation MKKRIDRIIQYFFFDKKIKLGEKFILTSVGDSIIEYIKSKYQFTVNPLCVSFLTIEKLLENVSGLRIIDNNFLLLYLFYSLKNKSEIENNFSYYLKWGPKILNDFKNIDYEIIDIENFFSLVISAEKIKKWTTNISFLKEKKFIFWEKVYEYYKTLQSELLKKGFAYKEMIFRLLVNKYLDSFFYKNVNTTIILFFNSNFLYEKYVRYFLNKIDKYEKGFIYDLSEHNFRKKYFLILKKERIKLDNLEIISVSKEIEQVKIVENIIYSLYDDNNKKYKCRKKILVAIGDKYLFVPLLHSIKRIKGCYYNFNIEYPLRMVSIHYTIDSIFQLLLKKNKHKEFNKKDIIRLLSDRYIKKFFLQEDSLLRILLETKSIFISEHDLNKYLLNNDLRFILEIQNSDTKKILLSLLNFIRKIKKFFKEDTSLYSIEHEFISKLENYIQKIKIIVRKKTNLFFGIKDIFSYYEQFLNTESIRYIKKNEDSNKNEVYITVTGFIDDHFIFDDFDTTIITSFNEGIIPSYYNKNTYSFIPFDIRKKLEIDYNNENFYFHHLMKILHFSNKIFIIYKNNPDELNSGEKSRFIHQIERISNISIKQINFPFIPKNLNTTPIVIKKTRSIIKSLDKLAYQGFSPSSIHLYNYNPILFYYKKILGLKDLEKTNIKQEIGKIIHQVLETLYCPLKGSLMTLDLIQNEIKKKLEYVIKKFILETTALTIEGEKMLYYPIIKNYVDNFIHWDEESIRNGHKIFIREIEHKISTTLDLNKRIKLHGIIDRIDEYDGIIRIIDYKIGFSKKKEINISSNEIENIFKNPYLSNVMQLLIYLYLWFKYYEKEDSPRIGIVSPYINKYNSVIHVSINFFYNKKINITYKDYKNNILPFLINRILEIMDPEKPIIETIIQSHY, via the coding sequence GTGAAAAAAAGAATTGATAGAATAATACAGTATTTTTTTTTCGATAAAAAAATAAAATTGGGTGAAAAATTCATACTAACATCAGTTGGTGATTCTATTATAGAATACATTAAAAGTAAATATCAATTTACAGTAAATCCTCTTTGTGTATCTTTTCTTACAATAGAAAAGTTGTTGGAGAATGTTTCAGGATTACGTATTATAGATAATAATTTTTTGCTTCTTTATTTATTTTATTCATTAAAAAATAAGAGTGAAATAGAAAATAATTTCAGTTATTATTTAAAATGGGGGCCTAAGATTTTGAATGATTTTAAGAATATAGATTATGAAATAATAGATATAGAAAATTTTTTTTCTTTGGTTATTTCTGCAGAAAAAATAAAAAAATGGACTACAAACATTTCTTTTTTAAAAGAAAAAAAATTCATTTTTTGGGAAAAAGTTTATGAGTATTATAAAACTTTACAATCTGAACTTTTGAAAAAAGGGTTTGCCTATAAAGAGATGATATTTAGATTGTTAGTAAATAAATATTTAGATTCATTTTTTTATAAAAATGTTAATACAACGATTATCTTATTTTTTAATAGTAATTTTTTATATGAAAAATATGTAAGATATTTTTTAAATAAAATTGATAAATATGAGAAAGGATTCATATATGATCTATCTGAACATAATTTTAGAAAAAAATATTTTTTAATATTAAAAAAAGAAAGAATAAAATTAGATAATTTAGAAATCATTAGTGTTTCAAAAGAAATAGAACAAGTAAAAATTGTAGAAAATATAATTTATTCATTATATGATGATAATAATAAAAAATACAAATGTAGAAAGAAAATACTTGTAGCTATTGGAGATAAATACTTGTTTGTTCCTCTATTACATTCTATTAAAAGAATAAAAGGATGTTATTACAATTTTAATATAGAATATCCATTAAGAATGGTTTCTATACATTATACTATTGATTCAATATTTCAATTATTATTAAAAAAAAATAAACATAAAGAGTTTAATAAAAAAGATATAATAAGATTATTATCGGATAGATATATTAAAAAATTCTTTTTACAAGAAGATTCCTTATTGAGGATTTTATTAGAAACTAAATCAATTTTTATTTCAGAGCATGATCTAAATAAATATTTATTAAATAATGATTTACGTTTCATATTAGAAATCCAAAATTCTGATACAAAAAAAATACTTCTTAGTCTTCTTAATTTTATTAGAAAAATAAAAAAATTTTTTAAAGAAGATACTTCTCTCTATTCTATAGAACATGAATTTATTTCTAAATTAGAAAATTATATACAAAAAATAAAAATAATAGTTAGAAAGAAAACTAATTTATTTTTTGGAATAAAAGATATTTTTAGCTACTATGAACAATTTTTAAATACAGAAAGTATCCGTTATATAAAAAAAAATGAAGATAGTAATAAAAATGAGGTATACATAACAGTAACAGGTTTTATTGACGATCATTTTATTTTTGATGATTTTGATACAACAATTATCACTTCTTTTAATGAAGGAATAATCCCTAGTTATTATAATAAAAATACTTATTCTTTTATTCCATTTGATATTCGTAAAAAATTAGAAATCGATTACAACAATGAAAATTTTTATTTTCACCACCTTATGAAAATTTTACATTTTTCTAACAAAATATTTATAATATATAAAAATAACCCTGATGAATTAAATTCAGGAGAAAAAAGTCGCTTTATTCATCAAATAGAAAGAATTTCTAATATTTCCATCAAACAAATTAATTTTCCTTTTATTCCTAAAAATTTAAATACAACTCCCATTGTAATTAAAAAAACACGATCAATAATTAAAAGTTTAGATAAGTTAGCCTATCAAGGTTTTTCACCTTCTTCCATTCATTTATATAATTATAACCCTATATTATTCTATTATAAAAAAATATTAGGATTAAAAGATTTAGAAAAAACTAATATTAAACAAGAAATAGGAAAAATAATACATCAGGTATTAGAAACATTATATTGTCCATTAAAGGGAAGTTTAATGACATTAGATTTAATACAAAATGAGATTAAAAAAAAATTGGAATATGTTATAAAAAAATTTATTTTGGAAACTACGGCCCTTACTATAGAAGGAGAAAAAATGTTGTATTATCCCATTATAAAAAATTATGTAGATAATTTTATTCATTGGGACGAAGAATCTATTAGAAACGGACATAAAATATTTATCAGAGAAATAGAACATAAAATATCTACAACATTAGATCTTAATAAAAGAATAAAACTACATGGAATTATAGACCGTATAGATGAATACGATGGAATTATTCGTATAATTGATTATAAAATAGGATTTTCTAAAAAAAAAGAAATAAATATTTCATCAAATGAAATAGAGAATATTTTTAAAAATCCTTATTTATCTAATGTTATGCAATTACTAATCTATTTATATCTTTGGTTTAAATATTATGAAAAAGAAGATTCTCCTAGAATAGGAATTGTATCTCCATATATAAATAAATATAATTCAGTTATTCATGTTTCTATAAACTTTTTTTACAATAAAAAAATAAATATAACATATAAAGATTATAAGAATAATATTCTTCCATTTCTTATAAATCGAATATTAGAAATTATGGATCCGGAAAAACCAATTATAGAAACTATCATACAAAGTCATTATTGA
- the era gene encoding GTPase Era: MDYRSGFVNIIGFPNTGKSTLINSIIGEKISIITHKPQTTRHRIFGIYNQSNIQIIFSDTPGIITHPTGLMQKIMMRYVNKSLEDADVILLTTEIGKKDPFPTRFEENMNLQKVPIIILINKIDKIGIKYRENVLYDTIEYWHKIYPKSEILPISALKKMNQDLLINKIITLLSKHPPYYSEDIFSNKSERFFVSEIIRENIFLFYRKEIPYCTEIRTKLFKEKKNYVYIICSIYVERNSQKGILIGEKGKSLKKLKFFSVQKIKSFLKKKIKLIFDVKISKNWRYDHNKLKNFGYLDYF; this comes from the coding sequence ATGGATTATAGGTCTGGTTTTGTTAATATTATAGGGTTTCCTAATACAGGAAAGTCTACTTTAATTAATTCTATTATTGGAGAAAAAATATCTATAATAACACATAAGCCACAGACAACTAGACATAGGATATTCGGAATATATAATCAATCTAATATTCAAATTATATTTTCTGATACACCTGGAATAATAACACATCCTACAGGTTTAATGCAAAAAATCATGATGCGATATGTAAATAAATCTTTAGAAGATGCAGATGTTATATTACTTACTACAGAAATAGGAAAAAAGGATCCATTTCCTACTAGATTTGAGGAAAATATGAATCTTCAAAAAGTTCCTATTATAATTTTAATTAATAAGATAGATAAAATAGGAATAAAATATAGAGAAAATGTGTTATATGATACAATTGAATACTGGCATAAAATATATCCTAAATCAGAAATATTACCAATATCTGCATTAAAAAAAATGAATCAAGATCTATTAATAAATAAAATTATAACTCTATTATCCAAACACCCTCCCTATTATTCGGAAGATATTTTTAGTAACAAATCGGAACGTTTTTTTGTTAGTGAAATAATAAGAGAGAATATATTTCTTTTCTATAGAAAAGAAATACCTTATTGTACAGAAATACGGACAAAATTGTTTAAAGAGAAAAAAAATTACGTATATATTATATGTTCTATATACGTGGAAAGAAATTCTCAAAAAGGAATATTAATTGGAGAAAAAGGAAAAAGTTTAAAAAAATTGAAATTTTTTTCTGTTCAAAAAATTAAGTCTTTTTTAAAAAAAAAAATTAAATTAATTTTTGATGTAAAAATTTCTAAGAATTGGAGGTATGATCATAATAAACTAAAAAATTTTGGCTACTTAGATTATTTTTAA
- a CDS encoding 2-isopropylmalate synthase produces MENNKIQIFDTTLRDGEQVPGCKLNTKEKIKIAKRLEDLGVDIIEAGFPTSSPGDYKSVQEISKSVSKTIVCALARAVEKDIELAGNALKYAKKPRIHTGIGTSNCHILYKFNSTQEKIIERAKLSVKYAKKFVEDVEFYAEDAGRTDNNFLAKICENVIKSGATVINIPDTTGYCLPEEYGKKIRFLKENVTGIHKIVLSTHCHNDLGLATANSLFGIINGAQQVECTVNGIGERAGNTSLEEIVMIIKQNPHLNFFTNINTKLISSISYLVSDCTGMKVQPNKAIVGINAFSHSSGIHQDGIIKRRETYESINPEDVGINESSIILTARSGRAALAYRYKKLGYSLNKRSLDLIYSIFLHYADKKKEITDKELKIILEKANLNNKNNKILHSSNKKKRIINVV; encoded by the coding sequence ATGGAAAATAATAAAATACAGATTTTTGATACAACTTTAAGAGACGGAGAACAAGTTCCAGGTTGTAAATTAAATACAAAAGAAAAAATAAAAATAGCTAAAAGATTAGAAGATTTAGGTGTAGATATTATAGAAGCAGGATTTCCTACCTCAAGTCCTGGAGATTATAAATCTGTTCAAGAGATTAGTAAATCAGTATCAAAAACAATAGTATGTGCATTAGCTAGAGCTGTAGAAAAAGATATAGAATTAGCTGGTAATGCATTAAAATATGCTAAAAAACCTAGAATTCATACGGGAATAGGAACATCTAATTGTCACATTCTTTATAAATTTAATAGTACTCAAGAAAAAATAATAGAAAGAGCTAAACTTTCTGTAAAATATGCAAAAAAGTTTGTAGAAGATGTAGAATTTTACGCTGAAGATGCAGGACGTACAGATAATAATTTTTTAGCAAAAATTTGTGAAAATGTAATAAAAAGTGGAGCTACAGTTATAAATATACCTGACACTACTGGATATTGTTTACCAGAAGAATACGGAAAAAAAATACGTTTTTTAAAAGAAAACGTTACAGGAATACATAAAATTGTATTATCTACTCATTGTCATAATGATTTAGGATTAGCTACAGCTAATTCTTTATTCGGAATTATAAATGGGGCTCAACAAGTTGAATGTACCGTAAATGGAATAGGAGAAAGAGCTGGAAACACTTCTTTAGAAGAAATTGTAATGATAATTAAACAAAACCCACATCTAAATTTTTTTACCAATATTAACACAAAACTAATTTCTTCTATAAGTTATTTAGTATCTGATTGCACAGGAATGAAAGTACAACCTAATAAAGCTATTGTAGGAATTAATGCATTTTCTCATTCATCTGGGATACATCAAGATGGTATTATAAAAAGAAGAGAAACTTATGAAAGCATTAATCCTGAAGATGTTGGAATCAATGAATCCTCAATTATTCTAACCGCAAGAAGTGGAAGAGCTGCTTTAGCATATCGTTATAAAAAATTAGGATATTCTTTGAATAAAAGATCTTTAGATTTGATTTATTCTATATTTCTTCATTATGCAGATAAAAAGAAAGAAATTACTGATAAAGAATTAAAAATTATTTTAGAGAAAGCTAATTTAAATAATAAAAATAATAAAATATTACATTCTTCGAATAAGAAAAAAAGAATAATAAATGTTGTGTAA
- a CDS encoding bifunctional riboflavin kinase/FAD synthetase codes for MKIYSSIDDFSSFSPCVFTLGVFDGVHIGHREIIKNLLFRSEHKYCPILLTFNPHPRKILTPKKNFLYLNSLNERINKLKEIGIKHLIIQPFTLSFSRLSITDFFNILHSKFKIKKIINGHDAHFGRNRDGSYEELKKLSHVYGFQIYRVSLCKLRKKIISSTNIRKSLLLGNIRWANEALGYFYTISGYVIKGKGIGKSIIRVPTANIKVNSKKLIPKKGVYAVKINYLNNLYEGMLNIGFNPTIDKKNKEIKIEVHIFDFFKNIYGNKIDIFIIDIIRNEKEFSSIQELREQIQKDKINIKKFFSCEKKN; via the coding sequence TTGAAAATTTATTCATCAATTGATGATTTTTCCTCTTTTTCTCCTTGTGTTTTTACACTTGGAGTTTTTGATGGAGTTCATATTGGACATAGAGAAATAATTAAAAATTTACTATTTAGATCCGAACATAAATATTGTCCTATTCTATTAACCTTTAATCCACATCCAAGAAAAATATTAACTCCTAAAAAAAATTTTTTGTATTTAAATTCTCTCAATGAGAGAATAAATAAATTAAAAGAAATAGGAATAAAACATTTAATAATTCAACCTTTTACCTTATCTTTTTCAAGATTAAGTATTACAGATTTTTTTAATATTTTACATTCTAAGTTTAAAATTAAAAAAATAATAAATGGACACGACGCACATTTTGGAAGGAATAGAGATGGTTCTTACGAAGAGCTAAAAAAACTTTCTCATGTTTATGGTTTCCAAATTTATAGAGTTTCTCTTTGTAAATTAAGGAAAAAAATAATAAGTTCTACCAATATACGAAAATCTCTATTATTAGGAAATATAAGGTGGGCAAATGAAGCTTTAGGGTATTTTTATACTATATCTGGTTATGTTATAAAAGGAAAAGGAATAGGAAAATCGATAATAAGAGTTCCAACGGCTAATATTAAAGTAAATTCTAAAAAATTAATTCCAAAAAAAGGAGTTTATGCTGTAAAAATAAATTATTTAAATAACCTTTATGAAGGAATGTTAAACATAGGATTTAATCCGACCATAGATAAAAAAAATAAAGAAATTAAAATAGAAGTACATATTTTTGATTTTTTTAAAAATATTTATGGAAATAAAATAGATATTTTTATTATTGATATTATACGAAATGAAAAAGAATTTTCATCTATTCAAGAATTAAGAGAACAAATACAAAAAGATAAAATAAATATCAAAAAATTTTTTTCTTGTGAAAAAAAGAATTGA
- the leuC gene encoding 3-isopropylmalate dehydratase large subunit — translation MLKSLFDKIWESHTVKKLNNKIDVLYIDRHYIHEVTSPQAFLELKRKNLSVFRPKKIIGTVDHNVPTINQHLPISDSLSRKQINTLTRNCKNFGITLYELGNKYNGIVHVIGPELGHTLPGMTIVCGDSHTSTHGAFGSIAFGIGTSQVTMVLASQCLLLSKPKQMKIKINGNLRKGVTPKDVILYIISKLGVDAGIGYFIEYSGNTIEKMSMEGRMTICNMSIEMGAKGGLISPDEITFNYIKKSKVFLNDDSKEKIIEYWKSLKTDKDKVFDKEYSLEADEIEPMITFGTNPGTAIKITEPIPYKNVDEKSLDYMGFSKGESLIGKVIDYIFIGSCTNSRIEDLRIAAYVIKGKKKSSNIRAMVVPGSNQVLKQAKEEGLDKIFKKAGFEFRQPGCSACLAMNEDKIPSGKYCVSTSNRNFEGRQGPGSRTLLASPLTASVIAIEGKIVDVNKYIYEKI, via the coding sequence ATGTTAAAATCATTGTTTGATAAAATATGGGAATCTCATACAGTAAAAAAATTAAATAACAAAATAGATGTACTTTATATCGATAGACATTACATACATGAAGTAACAAGCCCACAAGCTTTTTTAGAATTAAAAAGAAAAAATCTTTCTGTTTTTAGGCCTAAAAAAATTATAGGAACAGTAGATCATAACGTACCTACTATAAATCAACATTTACCTATTTCAGATTCTTTATCTAGAAAACAAATAAATACATTAACAAGAAATTGTAAGAATTTTGGAATAACATTATATGAGCTAGGAAATAAATATAATGGAATAGTTCATGTTATTGGGCCTGAATTAGGTCATACTCTTCCAGGAATGACAATAGTTTGTGGAGATAGTCATACTTCTACTCACGGAGCTTTTGGTAGCATAGCATTCGGAATTGGAACTAGTCAAGTAACTATGGTACTAGCTAGCCAATGTTTATTACTTTCAAAGCCTAAACAAATGAAAATTAAAATAAATGGAAATTTGAGAAAAGGAGTAACGCCAAAAGACGTGATTTTATATATAATTTCAAAATTAGGAGTAGATGCAGGAATTGGATATTTTATAGAATATTCAGGGAATACTATAGAAAAAATGAGCATGGAAGGAAGGATGACTATTTGTAATATGAGTATTGAAATGGGAGCAAAAGGAGGATTAATATCACCGGATGAGATTACTTTTAATTATATTAAGAAAAGTAAAGTATTTTTAAATGATGATTCAAAAGAAAAAATTATAGAATATTGGAAGTCTTTGAAAACAGATAAAGATAAAGTTTTTGATAAAGAATATTCATTAGAAGCTGATGAAATAGAACCTATGATTACTTTTGGTACAAATCCTGGTACTGCTATAAAAATAACAGAACCTATTCCATATAAGAATGTAGATGAAAAATCTTTAGATTACATGGGTTTTAGTAAAGGAGAATCTTTAATAGGAAAGGTTATAGATTATATTTTTATAGGAAGTTGTACCAATTCTAGAATAGAAGATTTAAGAATAGCAGCTTATGTGATAAAAGGAAAGAAAAAATCTAGTAATATACGAGCTATGGTAGTTCCTGGGTCTAATCAAGTATTAAAACAAGCTAAAGAAGAAGGGTTAGATAAGATTTTTAAAAAAGCAGGATTTGAATTTAGACAACCAGGATGCTCTGCTTGTTTAGCTATGAATGAAGATAAAATACCTTCTGGTAAATATTGTGTTTCTACATCCAATAGAAATTTTGAAGGAAGACAAGGACCTGGTTCTCGTACTTTATTAGCAAGCCCTTTAACTGCATCAGTTATCGCAATTGAGGGAAAGATTGTTGATGTAAATAAATATATCTATGAAAAAATTTAA
- the tyrS gene encoding tyrosine--tRNA ligase — translation MQNIIDELSWRGLIQNKVPGIKNQLKRSTTLYTGFDPTSDSLHLGNLVPIIILIHFQKMGHKSLALIGEATGFIGDPSEKHDSRILLDKKSLHNNTKSIKNQIIRLIKIKSYSEKIELLNNIDWIKNISFLEFIREIGIFFTINYLISKDSVKKRIKNKKNGISYTEFSYSLIQGYDFLYLNKIKNCKLQIGGSDQWGNITAGIELIRKKTGKKVYGFTFPLITKSNGEKFGKSNNGDNIWLDKNKTSPYKFYQFWMNVSDREVEKYIKIYTFLSKEIIENLISNHRKDPSKRILQKKLAFEITGWIHSYELSKKIMKISNILFDKKNLELLDEKTIMIIYENIPHMFLSNVEFKKGVFLLDVIKNSGFFNSKSEANRAIKANSILLNKKIIKENILLTKVNIIVKKYILFQFGKKEFFILKII, via the coding sequence ATGCAAAATATCATAGATGAACTCTCATGGAGGGGGTTAATACAAAATAAAGTTCCTGGTATTAAAAATCAACTTAAAAGATCTACTACTCTATATACAGGATTCGATCCCACTTCAGATTCTTTACACTTAGGAAATTTAGTTCCTATTATTATATTAATTCATTTTCAAAAAATGGGGCATAAATCATTAGCATTAATTGGAGAAGCAACAGGATTTATAGGGGACCCATCTGAAAAACATGATAGTAGAATCTTACTTGATAAAAAAAGCTTACACAATAATACAAAGTCTATAAAAAATCAAATAATTAGACTTATTAAAATTAAAAGTTATTCAGAAAAAATAGAATTGTTAAATAACATTGATTGGATTAAAAATATTTCTTTTTTAGAATTTATTCGTGAAATAGGAATATTTTTCACCATAAATTATTTAATATCTAAAGATTCTGTAAAAAAAAGAATAAAAAACAAAAAAAATGGAATTTCATATACGGAATTTTCCTATTCTCTTATACAAGGATATGATTTTTTATATTTAAATAAAATAAAAAATTGTAAACTCCAAATAGGAGGATCTGATCAGTGGGGGAATATTACTGCAGGTATAGAACTTATTAGAAAAAAAACAGGAAAAAAAGTATATGGTTTTACTTTTCCATTAATAACGAAATCTAATGGAGAAAAATTTGGAAAAAGTAATAACGGAGATAACATATGGTTAGATAAAAATAAAACTTCTCCATACAAATTTTATCAATTTTGGATGAATGTTTCTGACCGTGAAGTTGAAAAATATATAAAAATATATACATTTTTATCTAAAGAAATAATAGAAAATTTAATTTCTAATCATAGAAAAGATCCAAGTAAAAGAATATTACAAAAAAAATTAGCTTTTGAAATTACTGGATGGATTCATAGTTATGAACTATCTAAAAAAATAATGAAAATATCAAATATTTTATTTGATAAAAAAAATTTAGAATTACTAGATGAAAAAACTATTATGATTATATATGAGAACATCCCACATATGTTTTTATCTAATGTAGAATTTAAAAAAGGTGTTTTCTTATTAGATGTAATAAAAAATTCAGGTTTTTTCAATTCTAAAAGTGAAGCTAATCGTGCAATTAAAGCAAATTCTATACTTTTGAATAAAAAAATTATAAAAGAAAATATCTTACTTACAAAAGTAAATATAATAGTAAAAAAGTATATACTTTTCCAATTTGGAAAAAAAGAATTTTTTATTTTAAAAATAATCTAA
- the leuB gene encoding 3-isopropylmalate dehydrogenase, producing MKKNITVIEGDGIGPEIIKQTIKILNAIEKKYHHEFFYEIAPAGFSAVKKFGNPMPKKTINSCLKSDAILFGCIGDPEGDKYSNGMRPEDGLLKLRKEMDLYCNIRPIVSYPSINKSPIKKNILKKVNFVIYRELTGGIYFGDKGRYENGELAYDHCIYSKNEIERIGKIAFKAASNRKKKIIVVDKANVLETSRLWREVISKISYDYPDVNLEFIYVDHAAMQIIFNPRKFDVILTDNMFGDILSDESSVIAGSLGLLPSASIGKKTPLFEPIHGSYPQAKGKNIANPLGSILSSAMMLEYFGMHEEKNIIEKAVNNSIENRICTQDIMDNLYLSSTTDEVGDYIKKYIENQ from the coding sequence ATGAAAAAAAATATTACCGTAATAGAAGGAGATGGAATTGGTCCTGAAATAATAAAACAAACAATTAAAATTCTTAATGCAATAGAAAAAAAATATCATCATGAATTTTTTTATGAAATAGCTCCAGCTGGATTTAGTGCTGTAAAAAAATTTGGAAATCCAATGCCAAAAAAAACAATAAATAGTTGCTTAAAATCAGATGCTATATTATTTGGTTGTATCGGAGATCCTGAAGGAGATAAATATTCAAACGGAATGCGACCTGAGGATGGTTTATTAAAACTTAGAAAAGAAATGGATTTATATTGCAATATTCGTCCTATAGTATCTTATCCAAGTATTAATAAATCTCCTATAAAAAAAAATATTTTAAAAAAAGTTAATTTTGTAATATATAGAGAATTAACAGGAGGTATTTATTTTGGGGATAAAGGACGTTATGAGAATGGAGAACTAGCTTATGATCATTGTATTTATTCAAAAAATGAGATAGAAAGAATAGGAAAAATAGCTTTTAAAGCAGCTAGTAATCGAAAAAAAAAAATAATAGTAGTTGATAAAGCTAATGTGCTTGAAACTTCTAGGTTGTGGCGTGAAGTTATTAGTAAAATATCATATGATTATCCTGATGTTAATCTAGAATTTATATATGTAGATCATGCAGCTATGCAAATTATTTTCAATCCTAGAAAATTTGATGTTATTTTAACAGATAATATGTTTGGAGATATTCTTTCTGATGAATCTAGTGTTATTGCAGGATCATTAGGATTGCTACCTTCTGCTTCTATAGGAAAAAAAACTCCTCTTTTTGAACCTATACATGGATCTTATCCACAAGCAAAAGGTAAAAATATAGCAAACCCTTTAGGATCAATTCTTTCATCTGCAATGATGTTAGAATATTTTGGTATGCATGAAGAAAAAAATATTATAGAAAAAGCTGTCAATAATTCTATTGAAAATAGAATATGTACCCAAGACATTATGGATAATTTATATCTATCATCAACCACTGATGAAGTAGGAGATTACATAAAAAAATATATAGAAAATCAATAA